Proteins from a genomic interval of Stenotrophomonas maltophilia R551-3:
- a CDS encoding LysR family transcriptional regulator, producing the protein MDSFNLMRAFRRIVERGGLARAAEDLGMSPAGLSKQLRTLEAHLGVVLLQRTTRRMSLTETGHAYYRECCRLLDELEALERGIAEQRGDVAGRLRVNAPQSFALSTLSPLLPRFLQQHPQLSLDLVMEDRLLDAVGEGFDVSLRLRAELDDSRLVARRLASLQQVLCAAPSYLQQHPAPQAVDELQAHSVLAYSLSDSPGSWPLLGPDGQVTITLPARVTVNNSLLLRDLLVAGMGIGALPSFLAAPALARGELQQVLPDHRYPPRFVHAVYPTSRHLQPKVRAFIDFLHAELPGCAGLDS; encoded by the coding sequence ATGGATTCCTTCAACCTGATGCGTGCCTTCCGCCGCATCGTCGAACGCGGCGGGCTGGCCCGCGCCGCTGAAGACCTGGGCATGTCGCCGGCCGGGCTCAGCAAGCAGCTGCGCACGCTGGAAGCGCACCTGGGCGTGGTGCTGCTGCAGCGGACCACGCGGCGCATGAGCCTGACCGAGACCGGCCACGCCTATTACCGCGAATGCTGCCGCCTGCTCGACGAGCTGGAGGCGCTGGAACGCGGCATCGCCGAACAGCGCGGCGACGTGGCCGGGCGCCTGCGCGTCAATGCACCGCAATCATTCGCGCTGAGCACGCTGTCGCCGCTGCTGCCACGCTTCCTGCAGCAGCATCCGCAACTGTCGCTGGACCTTGTGATGGAAGACCGCCTGCTTGATGCGGTGGGCGAAGGTTTCGATGTGTCGCTGCGGTTGCGTGCCGAGCTGGACGACTCGCGGCTGGTAGCGCGCCGCTTGGCCTCGCTGCAGCAGGTGCTGTGCGCGGCCCCGTCCTACCTGCAGCAGCACCCGGCACCGCAGGCGGTGGACGAGCTGCAGGCGCACAGCGTGCTGGCCTACAGCCTGTCCGACTCGCCCGGCAGTTGGCCGCTGCTCGGCCCTGATGGGCAGGTAACGATCACCCTGCCCGCGCGCGTCACCGTCAACAACAGCCTGCTGCTGCGCGACCTGCTGGTGGCCGGCATGGGCATCGGCGCCCTGCCCTCGTTCCTGGCGGCACCGGCGCTGGCCCGTGGCGAACTGCAGCAGGTGCTGCCCGACCACCGCTATCCGCCACGCTTCGTGCATGCGGTCTACCCCACCTCGCGCCACCTGCAGCCCAAGGTGCGTGCCTTCATCGATTTCCTGCACGCCGAGCTGCCCGGCTGCGCCGGCCTGGATTCGTAA
- a CDS encoding sterol desaturase family protein produces the protein MKHWMLRLYAPLFLLGFVAAAVAWVGHLHGDPLWLLALLAVAIAVSFAAERAWPYDPAFNHDHGDSLRDTLHALVNESLNLLSIAAVPLLAAIIPWQAWPLQWPFALQVLLAVICADLGITLVHYASHRIGWLWRLHAVHHSVTRMYGFNGLMKHPLHQAAEAVGGVLPLLVLGLPMPVAAVLAFAIAIQLLLQHSNVDMRPGVLGRVMAWAPLHRFHHMRYGTAGDVNFGLFLTVWDHLLGTAFDAPGYRLQQRDLGIGSQPDYPRDYPGQLLAPFRELPHGEVPELPEGLRRRE, from the coding sequence ATGAAGCACTGGATGCTCCGCCTGTATGCCCCGTTGTTCCTGCTGGGTTTCGTTGCCGCCGCCGTCGCCTGGGTCGGCCACCTCCACGGCGACCCGCTATGGCTGCTGGCCTTGCTGGCGGTTGCCATCGCGGTCTCGTTCGCTGCCGAACGTGCTTGGCCGTATGACCCCGCGTTCAACCACGATCACGGCGACAGCCTGCGTGACACCCTGCATGCGCTGGTCAACGAGAGCCTGAACCTGCTGTCGATCGCGGCGGTGCCACTGCTGGCAGCCATCATTCCGTGGCAGGCCTGGCCGCTGCAGTGGCCATTCGCGCTGCAGGTGCTACTGGCCGTCATCTGCGCCGATCTCGGCATAACCCTGGTGCACTACGCCAGCCATCGCATCGGCTGGCTGTGGCGGCTGCATGCGGTGCATCACAGCGTGACCCGCATGTATGGTTTCAACGGACTGATGAAGCATCCGCTGCACCAGGCGGCCGAAGCGGTCGGTGGCGTGCTGCCGCTGCTGGTGCTGGGCCTGCCGATGCCGGTGGCGGCGGTGCTGGCCTTCGCCATTGCCATCCAGCTGCTGCTGCAGCATTCCAACGTGGACATGCGCCCCGGCGTGCTGGGCCGGGTGATGGCCTGGGCACCGCTGCATCGCTTCCACCACATGCGTTACGGCACCGCCGGCGACGTCAACTTCGGCCTGTTCCTGACTGTCTGGGATCACCTGCTGGGGACCGCCTTCGATGCGCCCGGCTATCGGCTGCAACAACGCGACCTCGGCATCGGCAGCCAGCCGGACTATCCGCGCGATTATCCCGGACAGCTGCTGGCGCCGTTCCGCGAACTGCCGCATGGCGAGGTACCTGAGCTGCCGGAAGGTCTGCGCAGGCGCGAATGA
- a CDS encoding MFS transporter, with the protein MPSPRLRHEAIFLLVFALDLVNMFIATVAYPALAAELHADVATLAWVGTAYMLGLSVVIPLAPWLAARCGERRLLLVALLLFAVAAVLAGAAPGIGWLLGWRLLQGLAGGLLIPVAQAAAYRQCTPDQRGALTRRILLVALLVPALAPALGGLLVQWLSWRGVLWASLPLAVVAIGLVLAWMPADGARSAPRLQAYALSTAMLALGALLLALTWVGEPGHRTAGAVLLLIAMLLAAAHLRHARQQEQPLLRWSLLSHRGLRLAMLIYLAVPGVFIGSQLVSTLQLYQAGYSAARIGALMLPWALASAMAITASKRLLARFGPATVLRAGMLLQAGGLLLMALLPHPVFAIAAWLFALMGAGGSLCSSTAQTLAFHGVEGEALGDASALWNLNRQLSFCLGTAAIALLLALAMQWLPARATGAALGLAAVLTLLPMALLRRPQLLTLSQPENT; encoded by the coding sequence ATGCCGTCCCCCCGCCTGCGCCATGAGGCGATCTTCCTGCTGGTGTTCGCCCTGGATCTGGTCAACATGTTCATCGCCACGGTGGCCTATCCGGCATTGGCGGCGGAACTGCATGCCGACGTCGCTACCTTGGCCTGGGTCGGCACCGCCTACATGCTGGGCCTGAGCGTGGTGATTCCGCTGGCGCCCTGGCTGGCCGCGCGCTGTGGTGAGCGTCGCCTGCTGCTGGTGGCGTTGCTGCTGTTCGCGGTTGCCGCTGTGCTGGCCGGTGCGGCACCAGGTATCGGCTGGCTGCTGGGTTGGCGGCTGCTTCAGGGGCTTGCTGGTGGCCTGCTGATTCCGGTGGCACAGGCGGCAGCGTACCGACAGTGCACGCCCGACCAGCGTGGCGCGCTGACCCGCCGCATCCTGCTGGTGGCGCTGCTGGTGCCGGCACTGGCGCCTGCGCTCGGTGGGCTGCTGGTGCAGTGGTTGTCCTGGCGCGGTGTGCTCTGGGCCAGCCTGCCGCTGGCAGTGGTGGCGATTGGACTGGTGCTGGCGTGGATGCCGGCCGACGGCGCGCGCAGTGCGCCGCGCCTGCAGGCCTATGCGCTGTCCACCGCGATGCTGGCGCTGGGCGCGCTGCTGCTGGCGTTGACCTGGGTGGGCGAACCCGGCCATCGGACCGCCGGTGCCGTACTGCTGTTGATCGCAATGCTGCTGGCGGCGGCCCACCTGCGGCATGCACGGCAGCAGGAGCAGCCACTGCTGCGCTGGTCGCTGCTGTCCCATCGCGGGCTGCGCCTGGCGATGCTGATCTATCTGGCCGTACCCGGTGTGTTCATCGGCAGTCAGCTGGTCAGTACCCTGCAGTTGTACCAGGCCGGTTACAGCGCGGCGCGCATCGGCGCGTTGATGCTGCCGTGGGCGCTGGCCTCGGCCATGGCGATCACGGCCAGCAAGCGCCTGCTGGCTCGCTTCGGCCCGGCCACGGTGTTGCGCGCCGGCATGCTGCTGCAAGCCGGCGGCCTGCTGTTGATGGCGCTGCTGCCACACCCGGTCTTTGCCATTGCAGCATGGCTGTTTGCCTTGATGGGCGCCGGCGGCAGCCTGTGCAGCAGCACCGCGCAGACGCTGGCCTTCCATGGGGTCGAGGGCGAAGCATTGGGCGATGCCAGCGCACTCTGGAACCTCAACCGCCAGCTCAGTTTCTGCCTGGGTACCGCCGCCATTGCGTTACTGCTGGCCTTGGCCATGCAGTGGCTGCCTGCCCGCGCCACCGGCGCGGCGCTGGGTCTGGCCGCCGTACTGACACTGTTGCCGATGGCGCTGCTGCGCCGGCCGCAGTTGCTCACCCTTTCACAACCGGAGAACACTTGA
- a CDS encoding VOC family protein has protein sequence MNIHRDFDHLWRDRCDTSSQRSPRVLIRVFVAPGELERSVAFYEQLQGVVADAGFPFPDAGLRLAMVGAFLLIEGCDAALAPFTSTTGTLLVDDVRPYHDKLVAAGAEIIFPLQVVPTGAAFNAVHPDGTVVEYVHHRPDPQGR, from the coding sequence ATGAACATACATCGCGACTTCGATCACCTCTGGCGCGACCGCTGTGATACCTCCAGCCAGCGCAGTCCCCGGGTGCTGATCCGGGTGTTCGTTGCCCCGGGCGAGCTGGAGCGCAGCGTGGCCTTCTACGAACAACTGCAGGGCGTGGTGGCCGATGCGGGCTTTCCGTTTCCCGATGCCGGCCTGCGCCTGGCGATGGTCGGTGCATTCCTGCTGATCGAAGGGTGCGATGCGGCGCTGGCGCCGTTCACTTCGACCACGGGGACGCTGCTGGTCGACGACGTTCGGCCCTATCACGACAAGCTGGTGGCGGCCGGCGCCGAGATCATCTTCCCGTTGCAGGTGGTGCCCACCGGGGCGGCATTCAACGCGGTGCATCCTGATGGCACCGTGGTCGAGTACGTGCATCACCGGCCGGATCCGCAGGGGCGGTGA
- a CDS encoding LysR family transcriptional regulator, whose protein sequence is MVSLDRFDIFRAVVEAGSLTAAADRLGLSRAVVSFNLKRLEQELGVTLLLRSTRHLALTGAGEQFLQHCVQALDAAQAAIDAARRDQQHLQGVLRLTTTPEYAQLRLIPALEAFRARHPALQLHLSTSPAPADLIPERFDLAIRLGRLPDSGLHANELERHPLCAVAAPSLLARLPSADAADDPVQLGTLPRLGYPRLADVPVIAPDGSDALFATNPGNAVVRVDGASSLRAFAVAGAGVTVLPRLLIEDDLAQDRLRPVLRQHRFPQQSVYAVYPHSTQPSPKVRQLIDFLRGWFVT, encoded by the coding sequence ATGGTCAGCCTCGATCGCTTCGATATCTTCCGCGCCGTGGTCGAGGCCGGCAGCCTGACCGCCGCCGCCGATCGCCTGGGCCTGAGCCGCGCGGTGGTCAGCTTCAACCTGAAGCGGCTGGAACAGGAGCTGGGCGTGACCCTGCTGCTGCGCAGTACCCGCCACCTGGCCCTGACCGGCGCCGGCGAGCAGTTCCTGCAGCACTGCGTGCAAGCGCTGGATGCAGCGCAGGCGGCGATCGATGCCGCCCGCCGCGACCAGCAACACCTGCAGGGCGTGCTGCGCCTGACCACCACCCCGGAGTACGCACAGCTGCGCCTGATTCCTGCGTTGGAGGCGTTCCGTGCGCGGCATCCGGCCCTGCAGCTGCACCTGTCGACGTCACCCGCGCCGGCGGACCTGATTCCCGAACGTTTCGACCTGGCGATCCGCCTCGGCCGCCTGCCAGACTCGGGCCTGCACGCCAATGAACTGGAGCGCCACCCGCTGTGCGCGGTGGCGGCTCCGTCCCTGCTGGCACGCCTGCCCTCTGCCGATGCTGCCGACGACCCCGTGCAGCTGGGCACCCTGCCCCGCCTGGGCTACCCGCGCCTTGCCGATGTGCCGGTGATTGCGCCTGATGGCAGCGACGCCCTGTTTGCCACCAACCCGGGCAATGCAGTGGTGCGCGTGGATGGTGCCAGCAGCCTGCGCGCCTTCGCCGTGGCCGGCGCCGGGGTCACCGTGCTGCCACGCTTGCTGATCGAGGACGACCTGGCCCAGGACCGGCTGCGCCCGGTGCTGCGCCAGCACCGGTTCCCGCAGCAGAGCGTGTACGCGGTCTACCCGCACAGCACGCAGCCCTCACCGAAGGTGCGGCAGCTGATTGATTTCCTGCGCGGGTGGTTTGTCACCTGA
- a CDS encoding AraC family transcriptional regulator: MAWIYNSSMSSPALPWNGTLLLDAHVAVLQGHAGGSDTHAHYAHQLLLSDGAPWQVEVASVRQQGQRLWLPSFQPHAILSAPEAGCTVFLEPAHADPGQIQQHLHALPGNALELHDWLPRLSRPQPLDRRVQAALSRIAQHLPGPVPAADIAEAAHLSTSQLHRRFQSDLAVTLRGWVLWQRLRRALMHHLRGHSLTDSAHAAGFADLAHLSRSLRRMFGIGAAQLQGLQLHAA, from the coding sequence ATGGCGTGGATCTACAATTCCTCCATGTCCTCTCCCGCCCTGCCCTGGAATGGCACGCTGCTGCTGGATGCTCACGTGGCCGTGCTGCAGGGCCACGCCGGTGGCAGCGATACGCACGCGCACTACGCCCATCAACTGTTGCTGAGCGACGGCGCGCCCTGGCAGGTCGAGGTCGCTAGCGTACGGCAGCAGGGCCAACGGCTGTGGCTGCCGTCATTCCAGCCGCACGCAATCCTGTCGGCGCCGGAAGCGGGCTGTACGGTGTTCCTCGAGCCCGCGCATGCCGATCCCGGGCAGATCCAGCAGCACCTGCACGCGCTGCCGGGCAACGCGCTGGAGCTGCACGACTGGTTACCACGGTTGAGCCGCCCGCAGCCGCTGGACCGCCGCGTGCAGGCGGCGCTGTCCCGTATCGCCCAGCACCTGCCCGGCCCGGTGCCGGCTGCAGATATCGCCGAGGCGGCGCATCTGTCGACCAGCCAGCTGCATCGGCGTTTCCAGTCCGATCTGGCGGTAACCCTGCGCGGCTGGGTGCTGTGGCAACGGCTGCGCCGCGCACTGATGCATCATCTGCGCGGGCACAGCCTGACCGACAGCGCGCACGCGGCCGGATTCGCTGACCTGGCCCATCTGTCACGCAGCCTGCGCCGCATGTTCGGCATCGGTGCCGCGCAGCTGCAGGGCCTGCAGCTGCACGCGGCCTGA
- a CDS encoding DUF4440 domain-containing protein, producing the protein MDTTAEHEVHLLHDKLQAWFRAEMGADALDDLTAHFCADFSMVGISGQRLDRKAVQALFAGVHGARPGLQISIEAVQAVEAPSPLAVLRYREGHSIDGGEPAWRESLAVLRQEAGRWRWLALHEVQAG; encoded by the coding sequence ATGGATACCACCGCAGAACATGAAGTCCACCTCCTGCACGACAAGCTGCAGGCCTGGTTCCGCGCCGAGATGGGCGCCGACGCGCTGGACGATCTGACGGCGCATTTCTGCGCCGATTTCAGCATGGTCGGTATCTCGGGCCAAAGGCTGGATCGGAAGGCCGTGCAGGCTCTGTTCGCGGGCGTCCATGGCGCGCGTCCAGGGCTGCAGATTTCCATCGAAGCCGTGCAGGCGGTGGAAGCGCCTTCACCGCTGGCGGTGCTGCGCTATCGCGAGGGGCATTCGATCGATGGCGGCGAGCCTGCATGGCGGGAATCGCTGGCGGTGCTGCGGCAGGAAGCAGGGCGCTGGCGCTGGCTGGCGCTGCATGAGGTTCAAGCGGGTTGA
- a CDS encoding CocE/NonD family hydrolase, which produces MRVRAVAVAIALCLSSTVLAAETPPMTPDISGKPFVAPDVGRDYDKRVVMVPMRDGTKLYTVIVVPKGARNAPILLTRTPYDAAGRASRSDSPRMRDLLPQGDEVFVDGGYIRVFQDIRGKYGSEGDYVMTRPLRGPLNNTKVDHSTDAWDTIDWLVKNVPESNGKVGMLGSSYEGFTVVMALTDPHPALKVAAPQSPMVDGWMGDDWLNYGAFRQVNFNYFAMQTEKRGKGTPLPSLGYDDYSTFLRIGSAGDYARFTGVDQLTWWKKLVEHPAYDGFWQGQALDAVMAKTPLKVPTMWLQGLWDQEDMWGANHAYQAMEGRDSGNNRNYLVMGPWRHSQVNYSGSELGALKFDGDTALQFRRDVLKPFFDQYLVDGAPKADTPPVLIYNTGENHWDRLKGWPRSCDKGCTASSKPLYLRAGGKLAFQAPAAGEGDFEEYVSDPAKPVPFVPRPVRFGDRDMWTTWLVKDQRFVDGRPDVLTFITEPLTAPLRIGGAPVVHLQASTSGTDSDWVVKLIDVYPDQEASTPEMGGYELPVSLAIFRGRYRESFSDPKPLAANEVLPYRFDLPNANHTFQKGHRVMVQVQSSLFPLYDRNPQTYVPNIYLAKPGDYQKATQRVWHSAAQASYIDLPVY; this is translated from the coding sequence ATGCGTGTGCGTGCCGTCGCTGTAGCCATTGCCCTTTGCCTGTCCAGCACCGTGCTGGCCGCCGAAACCCCGCCGATGACCCCGGACATCAGCGGCAAGCCCTTCGTTGCCCCCGATGTCGGTCGTGACTACGACAAGCGCGTGGTGATGGTGCCGATGCGTGATGGCACCAAGCTGTATACGGTGATCGTGGTGCCCAAGGGTGCGCGCAATGCGCCGATCCTGCTCACCCGCACGCCCTACGACGCTGCCGGTCGCGCCAGCCGCAGTGATTCGCCGCGCATGCGCGACCTGCTGCCGCAGGGTGACGAAGTGTTTGTCGACGGCGGTTACATCCGCGTGTTCCAGGACATCCGTGGCAAGTACGGATCCGAAGGCGATTACGTGATGACCCGACCGCTGCGCGGGCCGTTGAACAACACCAAGGTGGACCACTCCACCGACGCCTGGGACACCATCGACTGGCTGGTGAAGAACGTGCCGGAGAGCAACGGCAAGGTCGGCATGCTCGGCTCGTCGTACGAGGGCTTCACCGTGGTGATGGCGCTGACCGACCCGCACCCGGCGCTGAAGGTGGCCGCGCCGCAGAGCCCGATGGTCGATGGCTGGATGGGTGACGACTGGCTCAACTACGGTGCGTTCCGCCAGGTCAATTTCAACTATTTCGCAATGCAGACCGAGAAGCGCGGCAAGGGCACGCCGTTGCCCAGCCTCGGCTACGACGACTACAGCACCTTCCTGCGCATCGGTTCGGCCGGCGACTACGCGCGTTTCACCGGCGTGGACCAGCTGACCTGGTGGAAGAAGCTGGTCGAGCACCCGGCCTATGACGGCTTCTGGCAGGGCCAGGCGCTGGACGCGGTGATGGCGAAGACACCGTTGAAGGTGCCGACCATGTGGCTGCAGGGCCTGTGGGACCAGGAGGACATGTGGGGTGCCAACCACGCCTACCAGGCAATGGAAGGGCGCGACAGCGGCAACAACCGCAACTACCTGGTGATGGGGCCGTGGCGGCACAGTCAGGTGAACTACAGTGGCAGCGAGCTGGGCGCGCTGAAGTTCGATGGCGATACCGCACTGCAGTTCCGCCGCGATGTGCTCAAGCCGTTCTTCGACCAGTACCTGGTGGACGGTGCGCCGAAGGCGGACACGCCGCCGGTGCTGATCTACAACACCGGCGAGAACCACTGGGATCGCCTGAAGGGTTGGCCGCGCAGCTGCGACAAGGGTTGCACCGCCAGCAGCAAGCCGCTGTACCTGCGCGCCGGCGGCAAGCTGGCGTTCCAGGCGCCGGCGGCGGGCGAGGGTGACTTCGAGGAATACGTGTCCGACCCGGCCAAGCCGGTGCCGTTCGTGCCGCGTCCGGTGCGTTTCGGTGACCGAGACATGTGGACCACCTGGCTGGTCAAGGATCAGCGCTTCGTTGATGGCCGCCCGGACGTGCTGACCTTCATCACCGAACCGCTGACCGCGCCGCTGCGCATCGGCGGCGCGCCGGTGGTGCATCTGCAAGCCTCGACCAGTGGTACCGACAGCGACTGGGTGGTGAAGCTGATCGACGTGTATCCGGACCAGGAAGCGTCGACGCCGGAGATGGGTGGTTACGAGCTGCCGGTGTCGCTGGCGATCTTCCGCGGCCGCTATCGCGAGAGCTTCAGCGATCCGAAGCCGCTGGCCGCCAACGAAGTGCTGCCGTACCGCTTCGACCTGCCCAACGCCAACCACACCTTCCAGAAGGGGCACCGGGTGATGGTGCAGGTGCAGTCCAGCCTGTTCCCGCTATACGACCGCAACCCGCAGACCTACGTGCCGAACATCTACCTGGCCAAACCGGGCGATTACCAGAAGGCCACGCAGCGGGTCTGGCACAGCGCGGCGCAGGCCAGCTACATCGATCTGCCGGTGTACTGA
- a CDS encoding beta-glucosidase family protein: MKTFTKPLALSLALSAALAAPAWADPAAFTVLTLEQAPTAEAMPALAAQLKTLQVDAVSVRQVQRGIGQVDPLQVLADGLGYEYRFISTGKDDGQTQQGQAVLTRLPIAAESGPDQPGLNYLRLDDGRHAVAVYTDAGAGASQLPALVSRSRLGAPAVLLGAVAGESAKAAGFDPARVALEADASYFSDGFQAASSAPFKVEGSSLRATLLTLAYAADKGGERPWMDTTLTADARAALLLKAMTEDEKFQMLHSYFGLGKDGGKLPEGAVGSAGFVPEVARLGIPSQQSADAGVGVTNPGGIRPGDFATAMPSGPSTASTWNRAVAFAGGATMGREAWQQRFNILLSGSVNLQRDPRNGRNFEYAGEDPLLAGSMVGAVIQGVQSQHVISSMKHFALNDMETRRNFHDVRIGEQAMHESDLLAFEIALDAGRPGVAMCSYNKINGTYGCENGYLMNQVLKQEWKFPGFVMSDWGGVHSGSKAALAGLDQQSAGEVFDAAVFFDEPLRLAVHGGVVPQVRLNDMVARILRTMFLHGNFDNPPQHQKVDAEAGFAVAQRTVEEGSVLLRNEGNLLPLADSVKRIVIIGGHADKGVIGGGGSSMVGVTAKGTNAVPGVLPTTWPGPVIFHPSSPLESLRAARPDATIEYVDGTNAAAAAKAAAQADVAIVFATQWAAESVDLPDMQLPDKQDALISAVAKANPKTVLVLETNGPVRTPWLAQVPAMLQAWYPGIRGGEGIAALLTGQVNPSGRLPVTWVVDESQLPRPHIDGLGFKPAKPFGDVFDFDIEGANVGYKWMAAKGLTPTFAFGHGLSYTTFAYENLKVSVEGSRLVASVDIRNTGKRAGADVAQLYLKLPAGSTTPIRLIGYDKVTLQPGEQRRIRIEAEPKTLAHYDAQARQWKIDGGTYQVQLSRNAAEPLQSVDVQLVEQVLR, encoded by the coding sequence ATGAAAACGTTTACAAAGCCGCTTGCACTGTCCCTGGCCCTGTCCGCCGCACTGGCCGCCCCGGCCTGGGCCGACCCCGCCGCGTTCACCGTGCTGACCCTGGAACAGGCCCCGACCGCCGAAGCGATGCCGGCCCTGGCCGCCCAGCTGAAGACCCTGCAGGTGGACGCGGTGAGCGTGCGCCAGGTGCAGCGTGGCATCGGCCAGGTCGATCCGCTGCAGGTCCTGGCCGATGGGCTGGGCTATGAGTACCGCTTCATTTCCACCGGCAAGGATGACGGCCAGACCCAGCAGGGGCAGGCGGTACTGACCCGGCTGCCGATCGCGGCCGAATCAGGTCCGGACCAGCCGGGCCTGAACTACCTGCGCCTGGATGACGGTCGCCATGCCGTGGCCGTCTACACCGACGCCGGTGCCGGTGCCTCGCAGCTGCCGGCCCTGGTATCGCGTTCGCGACTGGGCGCGCCGGCGGTGCTGCTTGGCGCGGTGGCCGGTGAATCGGCCAAAGCGGCCGGCTTCGACCCGGCACGCGTTGCCCTGGAAGCCGATGCCAGCTACTTCAGCGATGGTTTCCAGGCCGCCAGCAGCGCGCCGTTCAAGGTAGAAGGCAGCAGCCTGCGGGCAACCCTGCTGACCCTGGCCTATGCCGCCGACAAGGGTGGTGAACGGCCATGGATGGACACCACGCTCACCGCCGACGCGCGCGCTGCGCTGCTGCTGAAGGCGATGACCGAAGACGAGAAGTTCCAGATGCTGCACAGCTACTTCGGGCTGGGCAAGGATGGCGGCAAGCTGCCGGAAGGTGCGGTGGGTTCGGCCGGCTTCGTGCCGGAAGTCGCGCGCCTGGGCATTCCGTCGCAGCAGTCGGCCGATGCCGGCGTCGGCGTGACCAATCCGGGTGGCATCCGCCCGGGTGATTTCGCCACGGCCATGCCGTCGGGCCCGTCCACCGCCTCCACCTGGAACCGTGCGGTCGCCTTTGCCGGCGGCGCGACCATGGGCCGCGAAGCGTGGCAGCAGCGCTTCAACATCCTGCTGTCCGGCAGCGTCAACCTGCAGCGTGACCCGCGCAACGGCCGCAATTTCGAATATGCCGGTGAAGACCCGCTGCTGGCCGGCTCGATGGTCGGCGCAGTGATCCAGGGCGTGCAGAGCCAGCACGTGATCTCCTCGATGAAGCACTTCGCGCTGAACGACATGGAGACCCGTCGCAACTTCCACGACGTGCGCATCGGCGAACAAGCCATGCACGAGTCGGACCTGCTGGCCTTCGAGATCGCGCTGGACGCCGGGCGACCGGGCGTGGCGATGTGCTCGTACAACAAGATCAACGGCACCTACGGCTGCGAGAACGGCTACCTGATGAACCAGGTGCTGAAGCAGGAATGGAAGTTCCCCGGTTTCGTGATGTCCGACTGGGGCGGCGTACACAGCGGTTCGAAGGCGGCGCTGGCCGGCCTGGACCAGCAGTCGGCCGGTGAAGTGTTCGACGCGGCCGTGTTCTTCGATGAGCCGCTGCGCCTGGCCGTGCACGGCGGCGTGGTGCCGCAGGTGCGCCTGAACGACATGGTGGCGCGCATCCTGCGCACGATGTTCCTGCACGGCAATTTCGACAACCCGCCGCAGCACCAGAAGGTGGACGCCGAGGCTGGCTTCGCCGTCGCCCAGCGCACGGTGGAAGAAGGCAGCGTGCTGCTGCGCAATGAAGGCAACCTGCTGCCGCTGGCCGACAGCGTGAAGCGCATCGTCATCATCGGCGGCCACGCCGACAAGGGCGTGATCGGTGGCGGTGGTTCGTCGATGGTGGGCGTGACCGCCAAGGGCACCAACGCGGTGCCGGGCGTGCTGCCCACCACCTGGCCGGGCCCGGTGATCTTCCACCCGTCCTCGCCGCTGGAGTCGCTGCGTGCGGCGCGTCCGGATGCGACCATCGAGTATGTGGACGGCACCAATGCCGCCGCTGCGGCCAAGGCCGCCGCGCAGGCCGATGTGGCCATCGTGTTCGCCACCCAGTGGGCCGCCGAATCGGTGGACCTGCCGGACATGCAGCTGCCGGACAAGCAGGACGCACTGATCTCGGCGGTGGCCAAGGCCAACCCGAAGACCGTGCTGGTGCTGGAAACCAACGGCCCGGTGCGCACGCCGTGGCTGGCGCAGGTGCCGGCGATGCTGCAGGCCTGGTACCCGGGCATCCGCGGTGGCGAAGGCATTGCCGCACTGCTGACCGGCCAGGTCAATCCGTCCGGGCGCCTGCCGGTGACCTGGGTAGTGGATGAATCGCAGCTGCCGCGCCCGCACATCGACGGCCTCGGCTTCAAGCCGGCCAAGCCGTTCGGCGATGTGTTCGATTTCGATATCGAAGGCGCCAACGTCGGCTACAAGTGGATGGCGGCAAAGGGCCTGACCCCGACCTTCGCCTTCGGCCATGGCCTGTCGTACACCACGTTCGCCTATGAAAACCTGAAGGTGAGCGTGGAAGGATCGCGCCTGGTCGCCAGCGTCGACATCCGCAACACCGGCAAGCGCGCCGGTGCCGATGTGGCCCAGCTGTACCTGAAGCTGCCGGCCGGCAGCACCACGCCGATCCGCCTGATCGGCTACGACAAGGTGACCCTGCAGCCGGGCGAACAGCGCCGCATCCGCATCGAAGCCGAGCCGAAGACCCTGGCCCACTACGATGCGCAGGCCCGTCAGTGGAAGATCGATGGCGGCACCTACCAGGTGCAGCTGTCGCGCAACGCGGCCGAGCCGCTGCAGAGCGTGGACGTGCAGCTGGTGGAGCAGGTGCTGCGCTGA